A window from Gopherus evgoodei ecotype Sinaloan lineage chromosome 24, rGopEvg1_v1.p, whole genome shotgun sequence encodes these proteins:
- the S100A11 gene encoding protein S100-A11, protein MSKIPVSPTETERCIESLLAVFQRYAGREGDNCTLSKREFLSFMNAELASFTKNQKDPGVLDRMMKKLDLNCDGQLDFQEFLNLIGGIAQACHVALCVQAPPGHPQTKKL, encoded by the exons ATG TCGAAGATCCCCGTGTCCCCGACGGAAACGGAGCGTTGCATTGAGTCCCTGCTGGCTGTCTTCCAGCGCTACGCCGGGCGCGAAGGCGACAACTGCACACTCTCCAAGAGAGAGTTCCTCAGTTTCATGAACGCTGAGCTGGCTTCCTTCACAAAG AACCAGAAGGACCCGGGAGTCCTGGACCGGATGATGAAGAAGCTCGACTTGAATTGTGACGGGCAGCTGGACTTCCAGGAGTTCCTGAACCTCATTGGGGGCATCGCGCAGGCTTGCCACGTTGCACTGTGCGTGCAGGCTCCCCCTGGTC
- the LOC115639613 gene encoding trichohyalin-like — protein MGGVADSHVRLNLERIRGAADSHVSLNLERMGGATDRYMSLNLERTRGAANSHVSLNQERVRGATNSNVSQNLERMREAAISHPRETEPREDQRSRRQPREPESREDERSHRQPHERGQREDGWNRRQPHEPEPREDERSRRQPREPEPREDGGSYRQVHEPEPRENERSRQQPRQPEPREGERRHQQQREPEPREDERSRHQPREPELREDGWSRRQPRETEPREDQRSRQQPREPESREDERSHRQPHERGQREDGWNRRQPHEPEPREDERSRRQPREPEPREDGGSYRQVHEPEPRENERSRQQPRQPEPREGERRHQQQREPEPREDERSRHQPREPELREDGWSRRQPRETEPREDQRSRRQPQKMRGAADSHVSLNLERMGGAIDRYMSLNLERTRGAANSHVSLNQERVRGATNSNVSLNLERMREAAISHVSLN, from the exons ATGGGTGGAGTCGCCGACAGCCACGTGAGACTGAACCTAGAGAGGATCAGAGGAGCCGCCGACAGCCACGTGAGCCTGAACCTAGAGAGGATGGGGGGAGCTACCGACAGGTACATGAGCCTGAACCTAGAGAGAACGAGAGGAGCCGCCAACAGCCACGTCAGCCTGAACCAAGAGAGGGTGAGAGGCGCCACCAACAGCAACGTGAGCCAGAACctagagaggatgagagaagccGCCATCAGCCAC CCACGTGAGACTGAACCTAGAGAGGATCAGAGGAGCCGCCGACAGCCACGTGAGCCTGAATCTAGAGAGGATGAGAGGAGCCACCGACAGCCACATGAGCGTGGACAAAGAGAGGATGGGTGGAATCGCCGACAGCCACATGAGCCTGAACCTAGAGAAGATGAGAGGAGCCGCCGACAGCCACGTGAGCCTGAACCTAGAGAGGATGGGGGGAGCTACCGACAGGTACATGAGCCTGAACCTAGAGAGAACGAGAGGAGCCGCCAACAGCCACGTCAGCCTGAACCAAGAGAGGGTGAGAGGCGCCACCAACAGCAACGTGAGCCTGAACctagagaggatgagagaagccGCCATCAGCCACGTGAGCCTGAACTAAGAGAGGATGGGTGGAGTCGCCGACAGCCACGTGAGACTGAACCTAGAGAGGATCAGAGGAGCCGCCAACAGCCACGTGAGCCTGAATCTAGAGAGGATGAGAGGAGCCACCGACAGCCACATGAGCGTGGACAAAGAGAGGATGGGTGGAATCGCCGACAGCCACATGAGCCTGAACCTAGAGAAGATGAGAGGAGCCGCCGACAGCCACGTGAGCCTGAACCTAGAGAGGATGGGGGGAGCTACCGACAGGTACATGAGCCTGAACCTAGAGAGAACGAGAGGAGCCGCCAACAGCCACGTCAGCCTGAACCAAGAGAGGGTGAGAGGCGCCACCAACAGCAACGTGAGCCTGAACctagagaggatgagagaagccGCCATCAGCCACGTGAGCCTGAACTAAGAGAGGATGGGTGGAGTCGCCGACAGCCACGTGAGACTGAACCTAGAGAGGATCAGAGGAGCCGCCGACAGCCAC AGAAGATGAGAGGAGCCGCCGACAGCCACGTGAGCCTGAACCTAGAGAGGATGGGGGGAGCTATCGACAGGTACATGAGCCTGAACCTAGAGAGAACGAGAGGAGCCGCCAACAGCCACGTCAGCCTGAACCAAGAGAGGGTGAGAGGCGCCACCAACAGCAACGTGAGCCTGAACctagagaggatgagagaagccGCCATCAGCCACGTGAGCCTGAACTAA